A window of the Bacteriovorax sp. PP10 genome harbors these coding sequences:
- a CDS encoding DEAD/DEAH box helicase — translation MKNDENFKELGLTDELLLAVEKSGFTEPTRIQEITLPLILEGRDLLIEAQTGSGKTACFAWPLLQKISAEKTSESKTIQALILTPTRELALQVSGAFYRFGEFLENKVSVLTVIGGESIDQQTRALADGVDVVVATPGRLLDLIGQKVLSLSDIKFLVLDEADKILDLGFAAELDLVLQEISGKRQNLFFSATYPEKVLEIVKRISAAPEHIKIEDDTPTVENIFQRVIEVNKENRGMLLRHLIVMEKWKNALIFVSSKTAAGNLSEKLKKVGVRAGAIHGDLSQPERNKALSDFKDKKIDFLVATDVAARGIDINKLTLVINFDLPRSPADYIHRIGRTGRAGEKGLAVTFISHEDQEHFKLIEKRAQIRLEREMINGFELTGEAPVVIKGQAPVKGKRKSKKDKARELAQKS, via the coding sequence ATGAAAAACGATGAAAACTTTAAAGAATTAGGCTTAACTGATGAATTGCTTCTCGCGGTAGAGAAGTCAGGTTTTACGGAACCAACACGCATTCAGGAAATCACATTGCCGCTTATCCTTGAAGGAAGAGATCTTCTCATTGAAGCTCAAACCGGATCGGGAAAAACTGCATGTTTTGCCTGGCCTCTATTGCAAAAAATCAGTGCTGAAAAAACTAGTGAAAGTAAAACGATTCAGGCATTAATTTTGACTCCGACAAGAGAGCTTGCTCTTCAAGTCTCAGGTGCTTTTTATCGCTTTGGAGAGTTCTTAGAAAATAAAGTATCAGTGTTAACAGTTATCGGTGGCGAAAGCATTGATCAACAAACCAGAGCTCTGGCAGATGGAGTGGATGTTGTCGTGGCAACTCCTGGACGTCTATTAGATTTAATCGGACAGAAAGTTTTAAGTCTAAGCGATATTAAATTTTTAGTTTTAGATGAAGCCGATAAAATTTTGGATCTTGGGTTTGCAGCTGAATTAGATTTAGTTTTGCAGGAAATTTCAGGTAAGAGACAAAATTTATTTTTCTCTGCAACTTATCCGGAAAAAGTTCTGGAGATCGTTAAGAGAATTTCAGCAGCACCAGAGCATATCAAAATTGAAGATGACACTCCGACAGTTGAAAATATTTTTCAAAGAGTGATTGAAGTTAATAAAGAAAATCGTGGAATGTTACTTCGCCATTTAATCGTTATGGAAAAATGGAAGAATGCTTTGATTTTCGTTTCAAGTAAAACGGCCGCGGGAAATCTGTCAGAGAAATTGAAAAAAGTAGGAGTGAGAGCTGGCGCCATTCATGGTGATCTTTCTCAACCTGAAAGAAATAAAGCATTGTCAGACTTTAAAGATAAGAAAATTGATTTCCTAGTGGCAACAGATGTTGCAGCAAGAGGAATTGATATTAATAAGCTGACGTTAGTTATTAACTTTGATCTTCCAAGATCTCCTGCTGACTATATCCACCGCATCGGAAGAACCGGACGCGCTGGAGAAAAAGGACTGGCCGTGACTTTTATTAGTCATGAAGACCAGGAGCATTTCAAATTAATTGAAAAGCGCGCACAGATTAGACTTGAGCGTGAAATGATTAATGGATTTGAGCTTACCGGAGAGGCACCTGTGGTCATCAAAGGACAGGCACCGGTAAAAGGTAAGAGAAAAAGTAAAAAGGATAAAGCACGCGAGTTAGCTCAGAAGAGTTAA
- a CDS encoding AI-2E family transporter, with amino-acid sequence MKIEIPFRTFAAILIFATVTFLVIELRYQLLLFFIAMIVAMTLSTVKKFLIKKGMLKKIATPLIILFYFGILFSILFLIIPTLVGQLMDLSLHFPEIKSKILTMPFASSLVKNVNELLQNSPDLIKNAESLLPVIGKQTFGGLLSMGIFFIVSLYMFLDGNRSYRWFRSHFNERVQERMDQTVRDIEPIMTAYVFGQVTTSTLAALVVFVSATLLHIPAALTLAVLAAFFDILPGIGFILIAFTSSIMGLAAGAEAALLIFAILTAYHLFESYVLTPYIYGNRMKLSPLVVLLSLIFAGTIAGVPGMIAILPMVAAYSTIEKLWLRDLLKQH; translated from the coding sequence ATGAAGATCGAAATACCTTTTCGAACATTCGCTGCTATCTTAATTTTTGCCACCGTAACATTCTTAGTAATAGAATTGAGATATCAACTGTTGCTATTTTTTATTGCCATGATTGTCGCCATGACATTATCCACTGTGAAAAAATTCTTAATCAAAAAAGGAATGCTCAAAAAGATCGCCACTCCTCTTATTATACTTTTCTACTTTGGAATTTTGTTTTCCATTTTATTTTTAATTATTCCGACACTCGTAGGCCAGCTGATGGACCTCTCCCTTCACTTCCCTGAAATTAAGTCCAAAATCCTGACCATGCCATTTGCTAGTTCTTTAGTAAAAAACGTCAATGAACTTCTTCAAAATTCTCCAGACCTGATAAAAAATGCGGAAAGCTTGTTGCCTGTCATAGGGAAACAAACCTTCGGCGGACTTCTTAGCATGGGGATATTTTTTATTGTTTCGTTATACATGTTTCTAGATGGCAATCGTTCATATCGCTGGTTTCGCTCACACTTTAATGAAAGAGTTCAGGAAAGAATGGACCAAACGGTGCGTGATATAGAGCCTATCATGACGGCCTACGTATTTGGACAAGTCACAACATCAACCCTTGCGGCCCTTGTTGTTTTTGTTTCGGCAACTCTCTTACATATTCCCGCGGCCCTGACTCTTGCCGTACTTGCAGCTTTCTTTGATATTCTTCCAGGTATTGGATTTATTCTCATCGCTTTTACTTCTTCGATTATGGGTCTTGCAGCAGGAGCAGAAGCTGCCCTTCTTATTTTTGCCATTTTAACGGCCTATCATTTATTTGAAAGTTACGTACTCACTCCCTACATCTACGGAAATAGAATGAAGCTTTCGCCTTTGGTTGTTTTGTTGTCATTAATTTTTGCTGGAACGATTGCAGGAGTTCCTGGAATGATTGCAATCCTACCGATGGTGGCCGCGTACAGTACGATTGAAAAATTATGGTTAAGAGATCTTCTTAAACAGCATTAA
- a CDS encoding FAD-dependent oxidoreductase: MTINNSLSKEWHLATSPDIFPAKITSIEQATKKIKTFRLNFGERSYMFRPGQWIDLYGPNDIGIGGYTITSSINDQGFIDLAVRESTTHPVTKYLHNEARLGDEVMITEGQGKFFLTPELMNVSLTLIAGGIGITPLLSMIRSVDKKKNPIKVFYSVSSDEDILFKEELAPFTIFTVTKTPTDQWNGETGRINLEFLKKHECNFNSHFFICGPRPLIDGLTKELQDFGIPKERIHFEKWW; this comes from the coding sequence ATGACTATTAATAATTCACTATCCAAAGAGTGGCACTTGGCAACATCCCCTGATATTTTCCCTGCTAAAATCACGTCCATTGAGCAGGCGACTAAAAAAATAAAAACGTTTCGATTAAATTTTGGTGAGCGCTCTTACATGTTCAGACCAGGGCAGTGGATTGACCTCTATGGCCCCAATGATATCGGTATCGGTGGTTACACCATTACTTCTTCAATCAATGACCAGGGTTTTATTGATCTCGCCGTCAGAGAGTCCACGACTCATCCTGTGACAAAATATCTTCACAATGAAGCTAGGCTTGGCGATGAAGTCATGATCACAGAAGGCCAGGGAAAATTTTTTCTGACTCCTGAACTGATGAATGTCTCTCTTACTTTAATTGCCGGTGGTATTGGAATCACTCCCCTGCTTTCAATGATTCGAAGTGTAGATAAAAAGAAAAATCCTATTAAAGTTTTTTATTCTGTATCTTCTGATGAAGACATCCTCTTCAAAGAAGAACTTGCTCCTTTCACGATTTTCACCGTGACTAAAACTCCTACCGATCAATGGAATGGTGAAACTGGCAGAATCAATCTGGAGTTTCTAAAAAAACATGAATGCAATTTTAATTCTCATTTTTTCATTTGTGGGCCAAGACCACTTATTGATGGATTAACTAAAGAGCTGCAGGATTTTGGTATCCCAAAAGAGAGAATTCACTTTGAGAAGTGGTGGTAA
- a CDS encoding MipA/OmpV family protein, whose protein sequence is MLKAIPFILFILFLVANPAKAESLTLLAIPLGDGSSFDYTVDLQEQCSFKKVTDITYPSFEQAKKINFLLDKLSFFQKKLNLEIDKKEISPERISLSLKGAQNIYYEFFFKKEEQSPGCSLVRVLHFNNKTYNLDHIKVEYNTILKSPVVDKIIVYSGNGSSEEDLYLYPWQLRGQMSAYELNIGPAVNIHTNIRLNNLDKYQKNNPVVEPIPAFFFRYGPFFINKNGLGSLLYNSGNFSILGMGLLEGEPYRAQGLYDREQGVFIGSIIKYNYVEFTYYNDFLKNKGYSLKLNLAPEFFYRLSWKFAPQLFIQYWNRAYVEYYFGVKPEEVSPTWKFYKGSPTINYGTMFEINHFVKKWTFALSTGVKFYGKEVYHSPTVTRQNEVRFIATVMYKVF, encoded by the coding sequence ATGCTAAAAGCCATACCTTTTATTTTATTCATCCTTTTTCTGGTCGCCAATCCTGCCAAGGCAGAATCGTTGACTCTATTGGCCATTCCATTAGGTGATGGTTCAAGCTTTGACTACACCGTTGACCTTCAAGAACAATGCTCTTTCAAAAAAGTAACTGATATCACTTACCCAAGTTTCGAGCAGGCCAAAAAAATAAATTTTCTGCTGGATAAGTTAAGCTTCTTTCAAAAGAAACTTAATTTGGAAATTGATAAGAAAGAAATTTCGCCGGAAAGAATTAGCCTCTCACTAAAAGGAGCGCAAAACATTTATTATGAATTTTTCTTTAAAAAAGAAGAACAATCTCCTGGATGTAGTCTGGTCCGCGTCCTTCACTTTAATAATAAAACTTATAATCTTGATCATATAAAGGTGGAGTACAATACAATTTTAAAATCTCCGGTGGTTGATAAAATTATTGTTTACAGTGGTAACGGCTCATCAGAAGAAGATCTTTATCTCTATCCCTGGCAATTAAGAGGTCAGATGTCGGCCTATGAGCTCAACATTGGTCCGGCCGTTAATATTCATACCAATATTCGATTAAACAATTTAGACAAATACCAAAAAAACAATCCTGTCGTTGAACCTATTCCCGCCTTCTTTTTTAGATACGGCCCATTTTTTATTAATAAAAATGGTCTTGGATCTCTGCTTTATAATAGTGGTAACTTTAGTATTCTTGGAATGGGATTACTTGAAGGAGAGCCTTATAGAGCTCAAGGTTTATATGACAGAGAGCAAGGCGTCTTCATAGGATCAATTATTAAATATAATTATGTAGAATTCACCTACTATAACGATTTTCTAAAAAACAAAGGTTACAGCTTAAAACTTAATCTTGCCCCTGAATTTTTCTATCGCCTCTCTTGGAAATTTGCACCTCAACTTTTTATCCAATACTGGAACAGAGCTTACGTGGAATATTATTTTGGAGTGAAGCCAGAAGAAGTGAGTCCAACATGGAAGTTTTATAAAGGCTCACCGACAATCAATTATGGGACAATGTTTGAGATTAATCACTTCGTAAAAAAATGGACCTTTGCCCTAAGCACCGGAGTTAAATTTTACGGAAAAGAAGTTTACCATTCTCCCACTGTCACCAGACAAAATGAAGTGAGATTCATAGCCACTGTCATGTATAAAGTCTTTTAA
- a CDS encoding Ada metal-binding domain-containing protein: MKKEDIYYKAMLARDHRFDGKFFVGVKTTGIYCRPICPARPKRENVEFFNNRLEAEKAGYRPCLRCHPESAPMSPVWIGTSAIVKRAIKILHNQETLDFDEDKFAAMFGVSARHLRRLFIEEIGKTPKQLASENRLNLARQLIVETALPITEIAFASGFGSVRRFNASFKERFKRNPSEIRRNKITDENGIKISLPYRPPFNFEALMYSYNLHRIGKLEWFENNRMHRVVEHNGKVGQVIISNDPEKSKLIVEIDFPDTSYIHSIVSRVRNLFDLDSDPVIIANSLEMDAKVKKVLKKHPGIRIPSGWDPFEIGMATILGQLVSIEQGRNLVDQLIEAAGTPSGLVIDGENIKLFPTPEAILKCDLQNVRTTLIRKNTLIEFSKAVIEGRVSLEPTQEVEGFIKSVMALKGIGRWTADYMALKVLRSTDAFPSTDLILARVLELHPSEVIEKMSPWRGYAAALFWREYSVPLKKINSKKS; the protein is encoded by the coding sequence ATGAAAAAAGAAGATATTTACTACAAAGCAATGCTCGCACGAGATCATCGATTCGATGGAAAGTTTTTTGTAGGAGTAAAAACCACGGGGATTTACTGTCGCCCAATTTGCCCTGCACGTCCAAAAAGGGAGAATGTCGAATTTTTCAATAACAGGCTGGAGGCAGAAAAAGCAGGCTACCGTCCTTGTTTACGCTGCCATCCTGAGAGTGCACCAATGTCCCCCGTGTGGATTGGGACATCAGCGATTGTTAAAAGAGCAATCAAGATCCTTCATAACCAAGAGACTCTCGATTTTGATGAAGATAAATTTGCGGCCATGTTTGGAGTTTCGGCCCGACATCTTCGCAGACTGTTCATTGAAGAGATTGGAAAAACACCAAAACAACTTGCAAGTGAAAATAGATTGAATCTTGCAAGACAACTTATTGTGGAGACGGCCCTTCCCATAACTGAAATTGCTTTTGCCTCTGGTTTTGGTTCAGTCAGAAGATTCAATGCTTCCTTCAAAGAAAGATTTAAAAGAAACCCCTCCGAAATTAGAAGAAATAAAATTACGGATGAAAATGGAATAAAGATTTCCCTTCCATACCGTCCACCATTTAATTTTGAAGCTTTAATGTACTCATATAATTTACATCGAATTGGAAAGCTGGAATGGTTTGAAAATAATCGTATGCATAGAGTGGTTGAGCATAATGGGAAAGTGGGGCAGGTCATTATCAGCAACGATCCAGAGAAGTCAAAACTCATTGTTGAAATAGATTTTCCTGACACATCTTATATTCATTCAATTGTTTCCAGAGTGAGAAATCTTTTTGATCTTGATTCTGATCCTGTGATCATCGCCAACAGCTTAGAGATGGATGCTAAAGTAAAAAAAGTTTTAAAGAAACATCCGGGAATTCGTATTCCCTCGGGATGGGACCCATTTGAAATAGGGATGGCCACAATTCTTGGACAGTTAGTAAGTATAGAACAAGGACGCAATTTAGTCGATCAGTTGATTGAGGCCGCAGGTACTCCATCTGGCCTTGTCATTGATGGTGAAAATATAAAATTATTTCCGACTCCAGAGGCCATTTTAAAATGTGATCTACAAAATGTAAGGACAACATTAATTAGAAAAAATACCTTAATAGAATTTTCCAAAGCAGTTATTGAAGGAAGAGTCTCTCTTGAGCCGACTCAGGAAGTTGAAGGATTTATAAAAAGTGTGATGGCCCTTAAAGGGATTGGCAGATGGACTGCCGATTACATGGCGCTGAAAGTTTTAAGAAGTACCGATGCCTTTCCCTCTACGGATTTAATTCTGGCACGTGTCCTTGAATTGCATCCGAGTGAAGTGATAGAGAAGATGAGCCCATGGCGAGGTTATGCGGCCGCTCTTTTTTGGCGTGAGTACTCAGTTCCACTTAAGAAAATTAATTCTAAGAAGTCTTAG
- a CDS encoding metallophosphoesterase gives MIKDIMIRLILVLSFFFAYTCFKAIQINPLHQYTMILISFVFFASMVSSIFINRSRPEVFKTPWFMILSWVGSTFMGFWGTYIMIAIPIDIVAVGYAFFNHGVSFLTSNAHFGIFLLALCMTVFGFISVVRGPKIVKVNIPIPDLHPSLEYIRIAQISDLHIGPTIQSRYVRRVVEKTNELDPDIIVITGDLVDAHTESIKQHLQPLSDLKSRHGVFYVTGNHEYYWGMKTLFSELRNVGLTILENENKIIEINGSKILLAGIPDPMAGQLGESFRPDLKKARFTQIKTDFNILLAHRPDPYSLAEEQGFHLQFSGHTHAGQFFPFSLLIPLAHKFYRGLNRHGEMWLYVNPGTGYWGPANRFGIASEITLATLTKTS, from the coding sequence ATGATCAAAGACATTATGATTAGACTAATCCTCGTCCTAAGTTTCTTTTTTGCTTATACATGTTTTAAAGCAATTCAAATAAATCCTCTTCATCAATACACGATGATTTTGATCTCCTTTGTTTTTTTTGCATCAATGGTGAGTTCAATTTTTATCAATAGATCAAGGCCAGAAGTGTTTAAAACGCCATGGTTTATGATTTTAAGTTGGGTAGGCTCAACCTTCATGGGTTTTTGGGGAACGTATATAATGATTGCGATTCCTATTGATATCGTCGCAGTGGGGTATGCCTTTTTTAATCATGGTGTAAGCTTCCTTACGAGCAACGCTCATTTTGGAATTTTCTTGTTGGCCTTATGTATGACGGTCTTTGGCTTTATTTCAGTCGTGCGTGGACCTAAAATTGTTAAAGTGAATATTCCTATCCCCGATTTACACCCCTCTCTTGAATATATAAGAATTGCCCAGATCAGCGATTTGCATATCGGCCCGACCATTCAAAGTCGTTATGTAAGAAGAGTTGTAGAAAAAACGAATGAACTTGATCCAGATATTATTGTGATCACTGGTGATTTAGTTGATGCTCATACTGAATCAATCAAACAACACTTACAACCATTGTCTGATTTAAAATCTCGTCATGGAGTTTTCTACGTAACAGGAAATCACGAATACTATTGGGGGATGAAAACTCTTTTTAGTGAGCTTAGAAATGTTGGTTTAACGATTTTAGAAAATGAAAATAAAATTATTGAAATCAATGGATCAAAGATTCTATTGGCCGGTATTCCCGATCCCATGGCAGGTCAACTTGGCGAGAGCTTTCGTCCCGATTTAAAAAAGGCACGTTTCACCCAAATCAAAACAGACTTTAATATTTTATTAGCTCATAGACCTGATCCCTATTCACTAGCAGAAGAACAGGGTTTTCACTTACAGTTTTCCGGTCATACTCATGCCGGACAATTTTTTCCTTTTAGTTTACTCATTCCCCTTGCTCACAAATTTTATCGTGGACTCAATCGTCACGGAGAAATGTGGCTTTATGTAAATCCAGGAACAGGTTACTGGGGCCCTGCAAACCGTTTTGGAATTGCTTCAGAAATTACATTAGCGACACTGACTAAGACTTCTTAG
- a CDS encoding BON domain-containing protein → MNRKHRNQSMQSQQPRGTRAGQQFNQNYGSNQSYGSSHSDQDQDYEGMQTGPRSRNFSGNSSWSADDSALDNTRSSSQSYRDTDYDLDGSTYGGQGRSPRGMDRNFGGRLGASEYGSSYGSTYGEYETNDRNRQPSRYSPLDEDRYSGSDRGSRFASDRNMDRSGSSSERFGYPSNMNAWSGADRSYNSGRTPGRMGQGTFGTQDMDSTNLHSYGAAGTSAFGTFGDGVADRSDWGSTHSNLRNFHGKGPKGYKRSDDRIKEDVCETLARDPRIDASEIEVKVDNAMVTLSGTVDSREVKRAAEMIIENLSGVDDVKNDLKVKRSEEAGYDMQASSGTSRLNSGASSSQTSKSTSTKGTSHI, encoded by the coding sequence ATGAACCGCAAACACAGAAACCAAAGCATGCAATCTCAACAACCAAGAGGGACTCGTGCAGGACAACAATTCAACCAAAATTATGGATCGAACCAAAGTTATGGTTCAAGTCATTCTGATCAAGACCAAGATTATGAAGGAATGCAAACGGGACCACGCTCGAGAAATTTCTCAGGAAATTCTTCTTGGTCAGCTGATGATTCAGCTTTAGATAACACAAGATCATCTTCTCAATCATACCGTGATACAGATTACGATCTGGATGGTTCAACTTACGGGGGCCAAGGCCGCTCACCAAGAGGAATGGATAGAAATTTTGGTGGAAGACTTGGAGCTTCTGAGTATGGATCATCATATGGATCTACCTATGGTGAATATGAAACTAACGATAGAAACAGACAACCATCAAGATATTCACCTTTAGATGAAGACAGATACTCTGGATCAGACAGAGGATCAAGATTCGCTTCAGATAGAAATATGGATAGATCAGGATCTTCATCTGAAAGATTTGGATATCCATCAAACATGAATGCTTGGTCAGGAGCTGACCGCTCTTATAATTCGGGAAGAACTCCTGGAAGAATGGGGCAAGGAACATTTGGAACACAAGATATGGATTCAACAAATCTACATTCATATGGAGCAGCTGGAACATCTGCTTTCGGAACATTTGGTGACGGCGTTGCTGATCGTTCAGATTGGGGATCAACACACTCTAACTTAAGAAACTTCCATGGGAAAGGTCCTAAAGGATATAAACGTTCTGACGATCGTATTAAAGAAGACGTTTGTGAAACGCTTGCACGCGATCCTAGAATCGATGCAAGTGAAATCGAAGTGAAAGTTGATAATGCAATGGTCACTTTATCAGGAACAGTTGATAGCAGAGAAGTAAAACGTGCAGCTGAAATGATTATTGAAAATCTTTCAGGTGTTGATGACGTTAAAAACGATCTCAAGGTAAAACGCTCTGAAGAAGCAGGATATGACATGCAAGCTTCTTCTGGGACAAGCAGATTAAACTCTGGAGCTTCTAGCTCTCAGACTTCAAAATCAACTTCTACTAAAGGCACAAGTCACATTTAG
- a CDS encoding PHP domain-containing protein, which yields MILTDLHIHSTYSDGHLTIPELVDFYGKKNFKIIAITDHLCEEGTFLGKASNFLEKTLTKDSFPFYLKLIEREAARAMEEYGMLVIPGVEFTKNSLYFKRSAHILALGIKEYVSADKNIHELLSEIKKQGALSIAAHPVSTRMVEHQTYHLWDNREELTDKIDAWEVASGPHFFEEVFDSGLRLIANSDFHHPKQINSWKTKIDCELNFESMCTAIKEQRIEFIQYSEFNSKSVGLQQLVTNEGVHY from the coding sequence ATGATTTTAACAGATCTTCATATTCACTCAACATACAGTGATGGACATTTAACCATCCCTGAGCTTGTTGACTTCTATGGCAAAAAGAATTTTAAAATCATTGCTATAACAGATCATCTTTGTGAAGAAGGAACATTTTTAGGAAAGGCCTCCAACTTTCTGGAAAAAACTCTGACCAAAGATTCATTTCCATTCTATTTAAAGCTGATTGAACGAGAGGCGGCAAGAGCAATGGAAGAATATGGAATGCTGGTTATTCCAGGAGTGGAGTTTACTAAAAACTCCTTATACTTCAAAAGATCAGCACACATCTTAGCTTTAGGAATTAAAGAATATGTGTCAGCAGATAAAAATATTCATGAACTCCTTAGTGAAATAAAAAAGCAGGGCGCGCTTTCAATTGCTGCTCACCCGGTTTCTACCAGGATGGTGGAGCATCAAACTTATCATTTGTGGGATAATCGCGAAGAGTTAACAGATAAGATTGATGCATGGGAAGTGGCGAGCGGCCCGCATTTCTTTGAGGAAGTTTTTGATAGTGGTTTAAGACTTATCGCTAATTCAGATTTTCACCACCCGAAACAAATTAATTCGTGGAAGACAAAAATCGATTGCGAACTAAATTTTGAATCGATGTGTACAGCAATCAAAGAGCAACGAATTGAGTTTATTCAATACTCCGAATTCAATTCGAAATCCGTCGGACTTCAGCAATTAGTAACAAACGAAGGTGTTCATTACTAA
- a CDS encoding YceI family protein, protein MSNTYQIDPSHSSANFSIKHMMIAKVHGGFEKLSGTFIYDAANPSNSTVDVTIDVASINTREAQRDTHLKSADFFDVEKYPTLTFKSTRIEKNGGDLRIIGSLTIHGVTNAVTLDVEGPSEELKDPWGNAKIGASATTKISRKDFGLTWNAALEAGGLLVGDEVSISIDVQFVKAV, encoded by the coding sequence ATGAGTAACACTTACCAAATCGACCCTTCACACTCTTCAGCAAACTTTTCAATTAAACATATGATGATCGCCAAAGTTCATGGTGGATTTGAAAAATTAAGCGGAACATTTATTTACGATGCAGCAAATCCATCTAACTCAACTGTCGATGTTACTATTGATGTGGCAAGCATTAATACTCGCGAAGCACAAAGAGACACCCACTTAAAAAGTGCGGACTTTTTTGATGTCGAGAAATACCCAACACTTACTTTTAAATCGACTCGCATTGAAAAAAATGGAGGTGATTTAAGAATCATCGGCAGCCTGACAATTCACGGTGTGACAAATGCGGTGACATTGGATGTAGAAGGACCGAGTGAAGAATTAAAAGACCCGTGGGGGAATGCTAAGATTGGAGCTTCGGCCACAACAAAGATTAGCCGTAAAGATTTTGGATTAACTTGGAACGCGGCCCTTGAAGCTGGTGGTTTATTAGTTGGTGATGAAGTCAGCATTTCTATCGATGTACAATTCGTAAAAGCTGTTTAA
- a CDS encoding LysR family transcriptional regulator, with the protein MDFNEVAIFIKVVQEGSFSKAAAGLGMPNSTVSAKISSLEKRLGVTLIQRTTRKLNITPAGTAYFKRCMLGLEEIKAAEAEIANLQGEPQGLLRITAPTELGSTVLPQLVSEYTKKYPKVRIEILLTDRRVDLLSENIDLAIRAGEMKDSTLIARRVGAIYFAPFASPKYLKAKGNPTHPRELKQHSCLQFTPLGVDEWKMTSSKGSLNVPLSARVLINDMAALKKMAVMGDGIVFLPTYYCYTEVSNKQLIRILPEWRSNLAPVHFVYPAQRFVTPKLSAFMAMASDAIKKSFEDFEI; encoded by the coding sequence ATGGATTTCAACGAAGTAGCTATATTTATCAAAGTTGTTCAAGAAGGAAGTTTCTCTAAGGCGGCCGCTGGCCTTGGAATGCCTAATTCTACAGTCAGTGCCAAGATTTCTTCATTGGAGAAAAGACTCGGTGTCACACTGATTCAAAGAACGACAAGAAAACTCAATATCACTCCAGCTGGTACAGCTTATTTCAAAAGATGCATGCTGGGACTAGAGGAGATTAAAGCGGCCGAAGCTGAGATCGCCAATCTTCAAGGTGAGCCTCAAGGGTTACTGCGAATTACTGCACCGACTGAATTAGGAAGTACTGTGCTTCCTCAATTAGTTTCAGAGTACACAAAAAAATATCCTAAAGTGCGCATTGAAATTTTACTGACAGATAGAAGAGTCGATCTTTTAAGTGAGAACATTGATCTTGCGATTCGTGCAGGAGAGATGAAAGACTCAACATTAATTGCCAGAAGAGTTGGTGCCATTTATTTTGCCCCCTTTGCTTCGCCAAAATATTTAAAAGCAAAAGGTAACCCAACACATCCAAGAGAATTAAAACAACACAGCTGCTTGCAATTCACTCCACTAGGAGTTGATGAATGGAAGATGACGAGTTCTAAAGGTTCTCTCAATGTTCCTTTGTCTGCTCGCGTTTTAATAAATGATATGGCAGCATTAAAAAAGATGGCCGTGATGGGAGATGGTATTGTTTTTCTTCCTACCTATTATTGTTATACAGAAGTAAGTAATAAGCAGCTTATACGCATTCTTCCCGAGTGGAGATCGAATTTAGCTCCTGTGCACTTTGTGTATCCCGCGCAGAGATTTGTAACGCCAAAGCTTAGTGCATTTATGGCAATGGCAAGTGATGCAATCAAAAAAAGCTTCGAAGATTTTGAAATTTAA